In Helicoverpa zea isolate HzStark_Cry1AcR chromosome 3, ilHelZeax1.1, whole genome shotgun sequence, the following proteins share a genomic window:
- the LOC124645786 gene encoding uncharacterized protein LOC124645786 — MGIPTEFETLEQQFLELISEFRTLTISESRLRGSLRTEATRAEAAEAARAAAERAAAEARNGAAAATAAVTKATTALASTQEHLTGLKIHLDLTERQRKLLEDRCGEMSAQIVTLERQVQQLKPVQSAHLTLQRQYTDLQERICQATEEARRESTRLESELRRVEKCAAAGSEIRERARLAAAAHARERRLAAAELQHTSKELLAANAEITKLKATVSELQLHISELSNKRSFNITVDPDVEALAETRAALEAERAGASKLEKALAAALADNASLAARLHVVDNTDGVEKTSTAVESASTNICPIDSFLAE, encoded by the exons ATGGGCATACCAACAGAATTTGAAACCTTAGAGCAACAGTTTTTGGAGCTAATTAGCGAATTTCGGACTCTAACC ATATCCGAGAGTCGGCTGCGTGGGTCGCTTCGTACCGAGGCGACTCGAGCCGAGGCTGCGGAGGCGGCGAGGGCGGCGGCCGAGCGAGCTGCGGCGGAGGCCCGCAACGGAGCCGCCGCCGCCACTGCCGCCGTCACCAAGGCAACCACAGCCCTCGCCAGCACTCAGGAACATCTCACAGGACTTAAGATACATCTGGATCTTacg GAGAGGCAGCGAAAGCTCTTAGAAGATCGCTGTGGCGAAATGTCAGCGCAGATTGTCACCTTAGAGAGACAAGTACAGCAACTGAAGCCAGTGCAGTCAGCCCACCTGACTCTTCAACGACAATATACAGATCTGCAGGAGCGTATTTGTCAAGCAACTGAAGAGGCTCGCAG AGAATCTACCCGTCTTGAGAGCGAACTTAGAAGAGTCGAAAAATGTGCAGCTGCTGGCTCAGAAATTCGGGAGAGAGCGCGACTTGCCGCTGCAGCGCATGCACGTGAGAGACGCCTTGCAGCCGCTGAACTCCAACATACTAGCAAGGAACTACTCGCTGCTAATG CGGAAATAACCAAACTCAAAGCCACCGTTTCCGAATTGCAACTGCATATATCAGAACTAAGTAACAAAAGGTCCTTCAATATCACTGTTGATCCTGATGTTGAGGCCCTTGCTGAAACAAGAGCAGCCTTAGAAGCTGAGCGAGCTGGTGCATCGAAGCTTGAAAAAGCGCTGGCAGCAGCTTTAGCAGATAATGCGAGCTTAGCTGCTCGCTTGCACGTTGTAGATAATACTGACGGAGTTGAAAAAACTTCAACCGCGGTTGAATCTGCTTCTACTAATATTTGTCCTATCGATTCATTTCTAGCTGAATAA
- the LOC124645782 gene encoding CD109 antigen-like yields MTHKIALYYFVVALTTPLLVQSISVLGPRVLRPFNSYTVAIAGGSRAYTLYVAVEGRRSNGEQFTKGREVQVPAAASRLIELEIGDPGPGQYSLVARSTSGPLFSSSSPLLYQPRSFAVFVQTDKRVYQPGDTINFRVIALDKYLLPLSSTVDVSVLDTGGSPIRQWAGAELDRGVLTEELVLADEPALGEWTIQVEVRGQKYSRQVLVADYVQPRFHMDMQMPKEILFTDGRFDINVTAKHFNGVPVRGELTISAYPVFFSGVLQPVVAAPTRKVVDMNGQAQVTFDLKTDLDLAEDAARPLVVEAVIEEKDTLIKQNVSSRILLLRTPYRLKVTAPDYFKPTLPYIVQIELVDPSGQVMATDGEVTVERLWDDGAPVNVTTVSMSKGIATYTLVPDNAHVNSTLNLVVKYKEVTERIVNVQRNEYSFGQFLTAEILTRGTGVGDEMRARITATEPMDLVHYAVIGRGDIIVAKTVELSPARRSVDISVSVTSRMSPGCVLVAWYPRLDVNNLLSAAVYAPHSNLLQNEVSVSPVSSSGAGVKPNTLVELRVSGDAGAYVALLAEDNNAIKAGLANQNGLGNGLDMHTVEREVESFSGLSYSVFKNEDHLPGMGLDLGGYTASDVFKNAGVVILTDGVVVKSNPDGSHPTPAPLETGTRAPQAGPYAFSRLPPPPSPRYYLTVNPQPTWMLANLTIGNDGTGAKERWTSVTAGEFSIGAFSVHPTLGLGLATPQKFTTSVPLSMTAELPTTLQRGESVAAVIILKTTLAVDTSVEVTFYNSDQYFEFEPLDNELDSAKKIELFRRERVTVPARGSVSTAFLVTAVRSGDAPIIVEASGNGVSDSLFRTIQVKDGYEEDLFAWSLLDARRGVARANVTLDVPAGIKAGATSLQATGDLLSGALQAVRESPGPAADPVHAVRPLALACVLLDYLQASGQEEVATTKEARELAAIGYQRLMAFRRSDGSFAAEIDSEAPGDVWMTSVALRWLSRCARYVRVEPEAARSAAGWLAHAQEAGGSWPAPAPSTRTSPHAQAPLPLAAYALVALHQTKGSDILYKNNINKAINYLARGVSPDMDAYSLAVIAGAFAVARHPQLTQTLEMMDKYANTTGSTLFWSRTLSGNEWRNPWLKGNSLEATTAAWGLRAMLAARLLDEATPVVRYLLQAYLPHDPDPEVMDSLAQYAEMVKTSSKLRVSVNVTGSDEARQFQIGENNALVIQTKPIRASRSVSAVTEGRGLGLLGLSARGATNVTAPWPRYTLDPRVDQVSTKDRLQLSVCFGFVAQGNETESGLTLLTVQLPSGYLADIDTLTELTSVRHVVWARLSAGGARVLAGARAARGERCATLAAARALPVARQRPAWATMQDLYDSSHRARVFFSAVPASACDVCRVWASCARACGAAQQQVSDSDTPAHVAPDAAHTHVLTPVVMILATALLLL; encoded by the exons ATGACTCATAAAATAGCTCTATACTACTTCGTAGTAGCATTGACTACGCCACTTCTTGTACAAAG TATATCAGTGTTGGGTCCAAGAGTGCTGCGGCCGTTCAACTCATATACGGTGGCAATAGCTGGTGGCTCCCGGGCATATACCCTGTATGTAGCTGTGGAGGGCCGACGCTCCAATGGAGAGCAGTTCACCAAGGGGCGGGAAGTACAGGTCCCAGCTGCTGCATCTAGACTTATAGAACTCGAA ATCGGTGACCCTGGGCCCGGGCAGTACTCGCTGGTGGCGCGGTCAACCTCAGGCCCGCTATTCTCATCGTCGTCACCGTTGCTCTACCAACCGCGCAGTTTCGCCGTCTTCGTGCAGACCGACAAACGTGTCTACCAACCCGGAGACACTATTAACTTTAGGGTCATCGCCTTAGACAA GTACCTGCTGCCGCTGTCGTCGACGGTAGATGTCAGCGTGCTGGATACCGGGGGCTCGCCTATAAGACAGTGGGCAGGCGCTGAACTGGACCGGGGAGTACTCACGGAGGAGTTGGTGCTAGCTGATGAACCTGCTCTTGGAGAATGGACGATACAG GTGGAGGTTCGTGGGCAGAAGTACTCCCGCCAAGTGTTGGTCGCAGATTATGTGCAGCCAAGGTTCCATATGGACATGCAGATGCCCAAGGAAATCCTCTTCACCGATGGCAGATTCGACATCAACGTTACCgctaa GCACTTCAACGGTGTTCCAGTTCGCGGTGAACTAACTATATCTGCGTACCCCGTGTTCTTCTCTGGGGTGTTACAGCCCGTAGTGGCAGCGCCCACAAGGAAAGTGGTCGATATGAACGGCCAGGCTCAAGTAACGTTCGACCTCAAAACTGACCTAGACCTAGCTGAGGATGCAGCGAGGCCACTGGTTGTAGAAGCTGTAATTGAAGAGAAAGATACTCTAATAAAACAGAATGTATCATCCAGAATTCTGCTTTTAAGAACACCTTATAGATTGAAGGTGACAGCGCCGGATTACTTCAAGCCGACTCTTCCTTACATCGTTCAg ATCGAACTAGTGGATCCATCAGGTCAAGTGATGGCTACCGATGGGGAGGTGACGGTAGAGCGACTATGGGACGACGGCGCTCCGGTCAACGTCACCACCGTGTCCATGAGCAAAGGCATCGCTACATATACGCTGGTGCCAGACAACGCACATGTGAACTCCACACTTAACTTAGTG GTAAAATACAAAGAAGTGACAGAACGTATCGTCAACGTACAAAGGAACGAGTATTCATTCGGTCAGTTCCTTACCGCGGAGATTCTAACTCGAGGCACAGGAGTGGGAGATGAGATGCGAGCTCGCATCACCGCGACAGAACCCATGGATTTGGTGCACTACGCCGTTATAGGACGCGGTGATATCATTGTTGCTAAGACTGTCGAG TTGAGCCCAGCTCGGCGTAGCGTGGACATTTCGGTATCTGTGACGTCACGCATGTCTCCTGGCTGCGTGCTGGTGGCGTGGTATCCACGTCTTGATGTCAATAACCTCCTTTCTGCTGCCGTTTACGCCCCGCACTCCAATCTGCTGCAAAACGAG GTGTCCGTATCTCCAGTATCAAGCAGTGGTGCAGGAGTAAAACCCAACACATTAGTAGAACTCCGAGTGTCAGGTGACGCGGGCGCGTACGTAGCCCTTTTAGCAGAAGATAACAACGCCATCAAAGCTGGTCTCGCTAACCAGAATGGATTAGGAAACGGACTTGATATGCATAcg GTGGAACGCGAAGTGGAAAGCTTCAGCGGTCTGTCGTATTCCGTATTCAAAAATGAAGACCATCTGCCCGGAATGGGGTTGGACTTGGGAGGCTACACTGCTTCTGATGTTTTCAAA AACGCAGGAGTTGTCATTCTAACAGACGGTGTAGTAGTCAAAAGTAATCCCGATG GTTCACATCCCACACCGGCTCCTCTAGAGACCGGTACGAGAGCCCCACAAGCTGGCCCTTATGCGTTCAGTCGACTGCCACCTCCACCGTCACCACGATACTACTTAACCGTCAATCCGCAGCCTACATGGATGCTTGCCAATCTTACCATTGG caaCGATGGAACTGGAGCAAAAGAACGCTGGACATCAGTTACTGCAGGAGAATTCTCAATCGGCGCTTTCTCCGTTCACCCCACTCTAGGTCTCGGGTTAGCTACCCCACAGAAGTTTACCACCTCCGTGCCTTTGTCGATGACTGCTGAACTGCCCACTACGTTGCAACGAGGGGAATCCGTGGCTGCAGTCATTATCTTGAAGACCACGTTAGCTGTGGACACGTCGGTCGAGGTCACTTTCTACAACAGCGATCAATACTTCGAATTCGAACCACTCGACAACGAACTTGATTCTGCGAAAA AGATCGAGTTATTCCGTCGCGAGCGCGTGACGGTGCCGGCACGTGGGTCAGTGAGCACGGCGTTCCTGGTCACAGCTGTACGCAGCGGGGACGCGCCTATCATTGTGGAGGCCAGCGGCAACGGCGTCTCTGACTCGCTCTTCAGGACCATTCAAGTCAAG GATGGTTACGAAGAGGACTTATTTGCATGGAGTCTCCTAGACGCTCGCCGCGGCGTGGCTCGAGCTAACGTGACGTTAGACGTGCCAGCCGGTATAAAGGCTGGCGCTACTTCTCTGCAAGCCACAGGAGACTTGCTGTCAGGAGCCCTACAGGCAGTACGGGAGTCTCCTGGACCTGCTGCAGATCCGGTGCATGCAGTCAGACCCCTCGCACTTGCTTGTGTGCTACTCGACTATTTACAG GCTTCTGGTCAAGAAGAGGTTGCAACAACAAAGGAAGCGCGAGAACTGGCAGCCATAGGCTATCAGCGTTTGATGGCGTTCCGACGATCAGACGGATCGTTTGCGGCCGAAATTGATTCAGAAGCCCCCGGGGATGTTTG GATGACATCAGTAGCCCTCCGCTGGCTGTCCCGCTGCGCTCGCTACGTGCGCGTGGAGCCCGAGGCGGCTCGCAGCGCGGCGGGCTGGCTGGCGCATGCGCAGGAGGCGGGCGGCTCGtggcccgcgcccgcgccttCTACTCGTACCTCGCCGCACGCGCAGGCGCCGCTGCCGTTAGCTGCGTATGCACTCGTTGCATTGCACCAGACTAAG GGCAGcgatattttatacaaaaacaatataaacaaagCGATCAACTACCTGGCACGCGGTGTATCTCCCGACATGGACGCGTACTCCCTGGCCGTCATCGCTGGAGCGTTTGCAGTTGCTAGACACCCGCAACTCACGCAGACGTTGGAAATGATGGACAAATACGCTAACACCACAG GTTCCACCCTATTCTGGTCCCGTACCCTATCAGGCAACGAGTGGCGCAACCCATGGCTGAAGGGCAACAGCCTAGAAGCCACCACCGCCGCGTGGGGGCTGCGAGCAATGTTGGCGGCGCGACTGTTGGATGAAGCTACACCCGTTGTAAGATATCTGCTGCAAGCTTACCTGCCGCACGATCCTGATCCTGAAGTG ATGGACTCGTTGGCACAGTACGCTGAAATGGTGAAAACGTCATCTAAACTCCGGGTGTCGGTGAACGTGACCGGCTCAGATGAAGCGAGACAGTTCCAAATCGGCGAGAACAATGCGCTCGTCATACAGACTAAACCG ATCCGCGCCAGCAGATCAGTAAGCGCAGTAACAGAGGGTCGTGGACTAGGCCTGTTGGGTCTGTCAGCTCGCGGGGCTACCAACGTAACGGCGCCGTGGCCCCGGTACACTCTCGACCCTAGAGTCGACCAAGTCTCCACCAAGGATAGACTGCAACTCTCTGTTTGTTTCGG TTTCGTAGCACAAGGGAATGAGACTGAGAGTGGCCTGACGTTACTCACCGTGCAACTACCATCAGGATATTTGGCAGACATAGACACGCTCACAGAGTTGACG TCCGTCCGTCACGTGGTGTGGGCGCGCCtgagcgcgggcggcgcgcgggtGCTGGCgggcgcgcgcgcggcgcggggcGAGCGCTGCGCcacgctggcggcggcgcgcgcgctgccCGTCGCTAGGCAGCGCCCCGCCTGGGCCACGATGCAGGATCTCTATGATTCAA GTCACCGCGCACGAGTATTCTTCTCTGCTGTACCAGCGAGTGCATGCGACGTGTGCCGCGTGTGGGCGTCGTGTGCACGCGCGTGCGGCGCAGCTCAGCAACAAGTGTCCGACTCCGACACTCCTGCGCACGTGGCGCCCGACGCCGCGCACACGCATGTCTTAACTCCTGTAGTGATGATACTGGCCACTGCTCTGCTTTTACTATAG
- the LOC124645784 gene encoding peptidyl-prolyl cis-trans isomerase B-like — protein sequence MEFYKSMLFLVMVSTHLILSNARQFRVTDQVYFDIKSEDKLLGRVVIGLFGDLAPNAVKNFKVLATKGIKGKSYKGTSFNRIIKRFMVQGGDVVADDGTGSTSIYGDTFSDENLETQHSGAGFVSMANKGPNTNGCQFIITTTGTPWLDNLHTVVGKVVEGQNIVHMLEHTPTDVDDRPTLHVYIADCGLIPTPQPYYISDDPYDLWAWIKASAVPLTMSFSILGFFQWMMMKMEI from the exons atggAATTCTACAAATCAATGCTGTTCCTAGTTATGGTATCAACTCATCTCATTTTATCCAAT GCTAGACAGTTCCGTGTGACTGATCAGGtgtattttgatattaaaagtGAAGACAAACTTCTTGGGCGAGTGGTGATAGGTTTGTTTGGGGATCTGGCTCCAAATGCAGTAAAAAATTTCAAAGTTTTGGCAACTAAAGGTATAAAGGGGAAGTCTTATAAAGGTACTTCCTTTAATAGGATAATCAAGAGATTTATGGTCCAAG gtgGTGATGTGGTTGCTGATGACGGTACAGGCTCCACAAGCATTTATGGCGATACTTTCAGTGATGAGAACTTGGAGACACAGCACAGTGGTGCTGGGTTTGTTTCCATGGCTAACAAAG GGCCCAATACAAATGGCTGTCAGTTTATTATAACAACAACTGGGACACCATGGTTGGATAATTTGCACACTGTAGTTGGGAAG GTGGTGGAAGGCCAGAACATAGTGCATATGTTGGAGCATACGCCGACTGACGTGGACGACCGGCCGACGTTGCATGTGTACATCGCTGACTGTGGACTGATACCTACGCCGCAACCTTACTACATTTCTGATGATCCTTATGA TCTGTGGGCGTGGATAAAGGCTTCGGCAGTTCCACTGACCATGTCGTTCTCAATCCTCGGCTTCTTTCaatggatgatgatgaaaatggaAATATAG
- the LOC124645741 gene encoding craniofacial development protein 2-like: protein MSNVEEMSDRARAYPSGDAQGQHPAPVGSGQGFLHQPGRVQCKKRVREVRLRYASWNVGTMTGRARELADVLKRRRINVACLQETKWKGTKAREIGEGYKFYYCGSDGKRNGVGIVLDKNLKESVIDVKRVNDRIIVVKIMYESLIINVISVYAPQIGCDDRVKEQFWTDFDAVMMNVPTNEQVFVGGDFNGHVGRMRGNYERVHGGWGFGCQNDEGEALLQAATAFDLAVVNTWFQKNTEHLITYKSGHHVTQIDYFLVRRSSLKNIKDCKVIPGEAVVSQHRPLIMDVILTSRPKAKERRPPKIKWHLLGKAELAREFRKVVVDKMIEMGEMNEKNVNECWSGMATCIRKAARSILGESKGNGVIEITIKE from the exons ATGTCGAATGTTGAAGAGATGAGCGATAGGGCTAGGGCGTACCCCTCAGGCGACGCGCAGGGGCAGCACCCGGCCCCTGTGGGAAGTGGACAAGGGTTTTTGCACCAACCTGGGCGGGTGCAATGTAAGAAGCGAGTCCGGGAAGTAAGATTGAGGTATGCAAGTTGGAATGTAGGAACGATGACTGGAAGAGCCAGAGAGTTAGCGGATGTATTAAAGAGAAGACGAATAAATGTGGCATGTTTGCAAGAGACTAAATGGAAGGGCACGAAAGCTAGAGAAATTGGGGAAGgatacaagttttattattgtGGAAGTGATGGGAAAAGGAATGGGGTAGGCATTGTGTTAGATAAGAACTTGAAAGAAAGTGTGATAGATGTAAAGAGAGTGAATGATAGAATAAtagttgttaaaataatgtatgaaagtttgataataaatgttataagtgtGTATGCTCCTCAAATCGGTTGTGATGACAGGGTGAAAGAACAATTTTGGACGGATTTCGATGCAGTAATGATGAATGTGCCGACGAATGAACAGGTATTTGTGGGAGGAGACTTTAATGGCCATGTTGGCAGAATGAGAGGGAATTATGAAAGAGTGCATGGAGGGTGGGGGTTCGGTTGCCAGAACGACGAGGGTGAAGCCCTGCTACAGGCTGCTACTGCGTTTGACCTAGCAGTGGTAAATACGTGGTTTCAAAAGAACACCGAACATCTAATCACCTATAAAAGCGGTCACCACGTGACACAAATAGATTACTTTTTGGTCAGACGCAGTAGTTTAAAGAACATCAAAGATTGCAAGGTGATACCAGGCGAAGCTGTAGTCTCGCAGCACCGACCCCTAATTATGGATGTGATTTTAACTTCCCGGCCAAAAGCCAAAGAGAGACGGCCCCCCAAAATCAAATGGCATCTGTTGGGGAAGGCTGAGTTGGCCCGGGAATTTAGAAAAGTAGTGGTTGAtaagatgattgaaatgggagaaatgaatgaaaagaatgtgaatgaatgctggagtggaatggcgacgtgtataaggaaagcggcaagaagcattctaggagaatcaaaagggaatggagtgatagaga TTACtatcaaagagtaa
- the LOC124645657 gene encoding transcription and mRNA export factor ENY2-like isoform X2 has product MTVNNTIAHQRLVLTGDRERFKELLRRRLIECGWRDQVRMLCRDVVKENESNNITFDMLATKVTPRARALVPDTVKKELLQKIKTHLLTQKDQ; this is encoded by the exons ATGACTGTAAATAACACCATTGCCCATCAGCGTTTGGTTTTAACTGGAGACAGAGAACG ttttaaaGAATTGTTAAGAAGACGTTTAATAGAATGTGGTTGGAGAGATCAAGTAAGAATGCTCTGCAGGGATGTTGTCAAAGAAAATGAAAGTAATAATATTACTTTTGATATGCTAGCTACAAAGGTTACTCCTCGAGCCCGAGCATTAGTCCCCGATACTGTGAAGAAAGAATTacttcaaaaaattaaaactcaCCTACTTACTCAAAAAGACCAATAG
- the LOC124645657 gene encoding enhancer of yellow 2 transcription factor-like isoform X1, whose amino-acid sequence MVNMTVNNTIAHQRLVLTGDRERFKELLRRRLIECGWRDQVRMLCRDVVKENESNNITFDMLATKVTPRARALVPDTVKKELLQKIKTHLLTQKDQ is encoded by the exons ATG GTTAATATGACTGTAAATAACACCATTGCCCATCAGCGTTTGGTTTTAACTGGAGACAGAGAACG ttttaaaGAATTGTTAAGAAGACGTTTAATAGAATGTGGTTGGAGAGATCAAGTAAGAATGCTCTGCAGGGATGTTGTCAAAGAAAATGAAAGTAATAATATTACTTTTGATATGCTAGCTACAAAGGTTACTCCTCGAGCCCGAGCATTAGTCCCCGATACTGTGAAGAAAGAATTacttcaaaaaattaaaactcaCCTACTTACTCAAAAAGACCAATAG